GAGAAGTTGGTGAGCATGCCACCCAGCCAACGCTGGTTGACGTAGGGCATCCCGACGCGAGTCGCCTCGGCCGCGATCGACTCCTGGGCCTGCTTCTTGGTACCGACGAAGAGGACGGTGCCACCGTGGGCGACGGTCTCCTTGACGAACTCGTAGGCCTTGTCGATGTAGGTCAGCGTCTGCTGCAGGTCGATGATGTAGATGCCGTTGCGGTCGGTGAAGATGAACCGCTTCATCTTCGGGTTCCAGCGCCGAGTCTGGTGCCCGAAGTGTGCGCCGCTGTCGAGCAGCTGCTTCATTGTTACGACAGCCATGGCTCTCGTATCTCTCTTTCGTTGCCGGTTGACGCAGCGAATCGGTGATTCGTTGCCCTGGCGCCTCCGAATCGTCGGACCCGACCGCGAGGGTGGGGACCAGCCGACGACTCCCTGCTCCGCACAGGAGCTGCCGCGAACCCGAGGATGTGACTGGTTCGAACAGCGCCGTTGCGAACAAGCACGGGGTGGCGCGCGAAGTCGGTCCATGCAGGCACAGACCGCTCGACCAGTCTATCGGGTCCGCCGCCAGCTGCTAAATCGGCCTGTCAACGGGGTGAATCGCGGGTGCACACGAGGTGGAACGAGCGATGTCCACAAGTCGGAAAGTTGTGCACATTCGGGGTGGTGGGGGTACCGGGATCGCGTCCGGGCGATGAGGCTTTTCGGTATGCCTCCACATCCGATCTCCACACTGACGACACTGGTCATCCCCCTTTTCTTCGTGCTGGGCGTGGTGAGCGCGCCGACCGGCGCGGCGGGGCCGTTGGGCACGAACGCCATGAATGCTCCCGCCGGCTCGGTCGGTTTTGCCGGGCCGCCAGGTGCGGATGCCGTGGTCGGCGACCGGGCGGGAACGTCCGATACACCGGGACCGCAGGTCGGCCGGGAGTGTTCGGGTTCGGCTTGTGCGTTGCGGCGGCTCGCGCCGCGGGCGGTGGGCGAGGGGTTCGGCGGAAGCTCGCCCGCCGGTCCGGCGGTCGCACCTGCCTGGTGTGCGGCGCTGGGGCCGATCACGCTGATTCCCACGCCCACGGCCGACTGTGCGGCGGGTGGTACGGATCCGTTCGGGCACACTCCGCTCGATCCCGAGTATTGCGAATATGTCAGTCCCGCACCTTTTTTCATGTCGCCGAGTGATTCCGAGTTCTGTGGGCTCGTGTCCCCTGCACCGCTGTCGTTGCCGTCGGCGGGCGCGGGACAACCGGCGGGATGAAATGGGCTGGTGCGCTTCGGTTCACGCCGGTGGCAGGGATGGTGCTGGCGCTTGTCGTCGGCACCGAATCGCTCGCGGTCGCCGAACCCGTGGGACCGTTCGGCTGGCCGCTGCAACCGCGGCCCGCCGTGGTCCGGCACTTCGACAAACCTGCCCAGGACTGGCTGCCCGGACATCGCGGTGTCGACCTCGCGGGCACGGCGGGCCAAGTGGTGCTGGCCGCGGGTGACGGGATCGTGGTGTTCGCGGGAACCGTCGCCGACAAACCCGTGGTCTCGATCGACCATCCCGGCGGCATGCGGACCACTTACGAGCCGGTGCGAGCCGAGGTGCCGGTCGGCCGCCGGGTCACCCGCGGCACACCGATCGGCACGCTCGAACCCGGACACGAAGGCTGTGGAACCTGCCTCCACTGGGGTCTGCGCAGCGAAGGATCCAGCAGACGCAAACGCGAATACCTCGACCCCCTAGGCCTACTCCACCTCACTCCCCTACGCCTGAAACCCGCGTCTTCCTAGCTCCCACCACCCGTATCGGACGGTGACGACCCCGCAGCGAAGGATGGCGACCGGACTACCAAGACCAGCGCAGACGGAGTGGCGCGCGACACGGTCCAGCCGCGGCGATCTAGGACAGGTTGTGGCCTAGTCGGTCTCTAGGTTGCTGAGCATGGACGCTGACATCATTCCCTTCCGGATCCAGATTCCGCAGGTCGAGCTCGATGATCTGCGTAACCGCCTGGCCCGGACCCGATCGCCGTACCCCGTGCCCGGTGCCGACGCACAGTGGGACCGTGGCATCCCTCCGCGCTACCTGCACGAACTGGCCGCTCACTGGGCGGAGGAGTTCGATTGGCGAGCCCACGAGGCCCAGTTGAACACCTACGCCCAGTTCCGCACCGAAATCGACGGCCAGACAATCCATTTCCTGCACCTGCGATCACCGGAGCCGAACGCGGTCCCGCTCCTGCTCAATCACAGTTACCCCACCTCGTTCGTGGAGTTCCTCGCGGCCAGCGGACCGCTGACCGACCCGCGCGCACACGGCGGCGACCCGGCCGACGCCTTCCACCTCGTGATCCCCTCGCTGCCCGGCTTCGTCTTCTCCAGCCCGCTCTCCGCGCGCGGTTGGCACCTCGAACGGACCGCGCTCGCGTTCGGGGAGCTGATGACCCGACTCGGTTACGAACGCTTCGGTGCCGAAGGCGGCGATCTCGGCGCCGGTGTGACCGGCCGGCTGGCCGCACTGCTGCCTGATCGTGTGATCGGCGCACTCACCCACGGCGATCGGCTGCAGCTCGGTATGGCGGGCGAGGATTTCCCGGTACCGGACGGCCTGAGTCCGCAGCAACGCACCGAACTCGAATCAGCGCAACGAAGCTGGTCGCAGGGCAAAGGCTATCGCGTGTTGCAGTCCACCCAGCCCAATGCCCTCGCGGCGGGCTTGGCCGACTCCCCCATCCTGCAACTGGCCTGGATCGCCGAGAAGCTCGCCGCGTGGGCCAATCCGGCCACGCCCATCAGCCGCGAGCATGTGCTGATCACCGCCAGCCTCTACTGGTTCACCCGAACTGGACCGGCGGCAGCCGACTTCTACTGGGAGATGGCGCACGCCGAGAACGCGGGCTGGGGCGCGCAGTCAGATGTGCCGCACGGGGCGTCGGTGTTCTACACCGATCCGCTCGTCCGCAAAGTTCTCGACCCCGGCGACCAGGTCGCTTTCTTCCGGGAGCACGAAGCAGGCGGCCACTTCCCCGCGATCGAAGTTCCGGACCTGTTCGTCGACGACATCCGCGATTTCTTCCGGCAGCTCCGCGGGTGACACTCGCCGCCAGCGGCCGGACCACTGGGAACGCTGTGGGTTTGGGTTCGTCCGCGAGGCGGGCGGTGTGTCGGAGGAGACGGGACGGAATTGTTCCGCGATTGAGTGTGGGGAGTGAAGATCAGGAGATGGAGTATGCGCCGGGCGAGCCCTCGTTCACCTATCCGGAAGTCGGTGCCACCAGCGGTGAACCGCCGCAGGGGTATCACCATTTCCGGTTACGGCGGCGGATCGGGCAGGGGCGGGCGCTGTTCGAGCATGCGGCGGTGGAGATTCTCGGGTATCGAATGCAGAAGGGAACCCACATCTTTCATGCCGCGTCCACGCCGACAGCCGAGCCGGGTACCCGGCTCACGGTACGACTCGGCGTCGGACCGCTGAGCATCATCGCGCCATGCCAGGTGGTGTATGTGCTGGCCGCACCGAATCAACGCGGCTTCGCCTACGGCACTTTGCCCGGGCACCCGGAGATCGGCGAGGAACTGTTCGCCGTCGAATACGACCCGGCCGACGACAGCGTCTACGGCGTGGTCACCGCGTTCTCCCGCCCAGGCACCTGGTACACCCGCCTCGGTGGCCCAGTGGTGCGCGGAATCCAGCGGTTCTTCGCGGGTCGATACATCCGCACCCTGTCCACCAGCGTGTAGCGCACGTGCAGAGCGCACGCCCGACTCGCCAGGAGTGCGGGCGTGCGCCCACAGGGGCGCATTCATCGGAAGTAGATGTAGTCCTGGACCCAGTGGAACCCACGGCTACGGAGGGTGAAGGTGTTCAGGTCGACGCGTTCGAGGGTGATCACTACTGGGCGATCGCGGAGGGTACCGCGGAGAAGCAGTTGGTTCGGGGTGGGTTGTTCGTGCGCCAACGTCGCCAAGGGTGTTGTGGTACCGGTGGTTTCAACGGTGCCGAGTTCCACGGTCCCGTTGGGCAGGAAGGTGGCGCCGACGGGGATGAGGTCGCCGTCCATCTCCTGGTAGGTCGCCTGCTGCGGATCATCGAAAACCAGCCGTTGCCAACGGGTCTCGTCGGTGGTCAAAGGTGGGAGGGTTCGACTGTCGAGCGTGAACTCGCGGACGTCCCAGATGCCGTACAGCTCGGATTTGGGGCTGGCGGGACCGTACTGTTCCTGCCAGACCCGCCAGCGGTCGGTGCCGCTGATCAGCGCGATCCAGATACCCAGACACACGGTGAGCCATAGTGCGACGCGGTTCTTC
This genomic stretch from Nocardia brasiliensis ATCC 700358 harbors:
- a CDS encoding M23 family metallopeptidase, whose translation is MVLALVVGTESLAVAEPVGPFGWPLQPRPAVVRHFDKPAQDWLPGHRGVDLAGTAGQVVLAAGDGIVVFAGTVADKPVVSIDHPGGMRTTYEPVRAEVPVGRRVTRGTPIGTLEPGHEGCGTCLHWGLRSEGSSRRKREYLDPLGLLHLTPLRLKPASS
- a CDS encoding epoxide hydrolase family protein, translated to MDADIIPFRIQIPQVELDDLRNRLARTRSPYPVPGADAQWDRGIPPRYLHELAAHWAEEFDWRAHEAQLNTYAQFRTEIDGQTIHFLHLRSPEPNAVPLLLNHSYPTSFVEFLAASGPLTDPRAHGGDPADAFHLVIPSLPGFVFSSPLSARGWHLERTALAFGELMTRLGYERFGAEGGDLGAGVTGRLAALLPDRVIGALTHGDRLQLGMAGEDFPVPDGLSPQQRTELESAQRSWSQGKGYRVLQSTQPNALAAGLADSPILQLAWIAEKLAAWANPATPISREHVLITASLYWFTRTGPAAADFYWEMAHAENAGWGAQSDVPHGASVFYTDPLVRKVLDPGDQVAFFREHEAGGHFPAIEVPDLFVDDIRDFFRQLRG
- a CDS encoding DUF1990 family protein, whose translation is MEYAPGEPSFTYPEVGATSGEPPQGYHHFRLRRRIGQGRALFEHAAVEILGYRMQKGTHIFHAASTPTAEPGTRLTVRLGVGPLSIIAPCQVVYVLAAPNQRGFAYGTLPGHPEIGEELFAVEYDPADDSVYGVVTAFSRPGTWYTRLGGPVVRGIQRFFAGRYIRTLSTSV